The Bos javanicus breed banteng chromosome 24, ARS-OSU_banteng_1.0, whole genome shotgun sequence genome segment tacagagtcggacacgacttaagtgacttagtagcagcagcagaacacatACTTAATTAAGTACAACAAattataaaactgtaaaatataacTTTTCATCCATGAAGGCAGGACATGAAATCAAGGAAGTGATGATTCCCTTTAGAAAAGACTCCCTCATGTAACTTTATTAACGAGTTTTTTAGAACCTTAGTTAAAGATTTTCTCTTCATTACTTAATGCCTGAGCCTGGTCCTGGGAGCAGAGATGGGCAAGGCTGCCCGAGTCCGGCAGTAGGTGGTGGTGGAAGAAGGCATGCTCGCCTGGAATGTAAGTGCCAGACCAGGCAGACCATCCACTCAAGCTGCTGGGGGAGGGACAGCAGGGCCAGAGCAGAGGCAGCCTGCCCGGGACTACAGTGCTGAGATAGGGCGTCCAAAACACACTGCGGAGAGAAAGCAGCACAACAAGGGGAGGGGAAACACACCTTGTGGGAAGAGAGACACTATTTTCAAGGAGACACATTCACAAGGGACAGTCGACTGAAAAGACTCAGGAGTTAAACAGAGACCAGCAGGTTAcaacagaggaaggagagaagagcaGCTACTGTGGAAGTAATCAGTTCATAAAATTATAACCTCAGAGATCAAGAAACCCTTCAAAGGATTTAGGGTTATTAAGCTGAAAACTGACTTCTGAATGTTCATTTACCTTTGGGATTTTTGCTCCCAGGTCTTGATACTGCTTTGGATTTTTTAGGAAATTCACAAATTCCATGATCTCCAGCTTGGCCTCCTCACAGCCGGCCACGTCTTTGAACTTCACGTCAATCTCATCCTTGAGGACCTTGGCGGTGGTCTCTCCAACACTGAAGAGTCCGCCCATGCCCCGGCCTGTGCGGCCGATGCCGGCTGGGCCCCTCCGGATGGTGTAGAGCAGGAAGGCGATGATGAGCACGGTGGGCAGCATGCTCAGGAGGAAGGAGCTGCAGACACATGACAGCGAGAGCTCAGAGGGCGCCCGCTCAGACCGTCCTGCCAGATACCTGCCTCGGCAGAACATGCACATGCTCTACCTGGGCAGCCAGGTACCCCAACACCTCACCTGAGGCACAAGGAGAATCTATGTGCATCAGTGTCACTGAAGCAAACGCTCAGAAAGTAAGACCAAAGGAAGACCTGCTTCTAACTCGTACCCTCTCCAGGGCCGCATTACTCACACCCGAGaaccagcacacacacaggctagACCTGTGACCTACAGTCACTACATATGAAGTTTCAAAGAAATTCGTTGacttaataattttaatacaatTCTGGTATTAGCCTGGGTAGACATTCCAGTCCTGTTACTGGAATGGATCAACTATTTCTGAAGGGATGTCTTCTAAATATCTAATCTGTGCAAAGGCAGCAGTGGGGAGTGCTGTCTCCCCAGCATGGTGGGGTGGCTTGTGCAGGTTCACACAGGCCCAGGGGCAGGGTGCCCACCAACCCTCACCCACTCTGGGGAGTGGCTCAGAGATGATTTACAGTCTCTGCCTTCTGTTTGTCTTAAGTTAATTTCCACGAAACTGTGGACATAGACGTATACTGGTAACATAAAGCAATTTAGTTTAACTTAACCTACGAAATTTAGGTCAAAACCTGGTACATAGTTtaggtaaaaaaatgaaacaataatataataattaactttctaatttttcatctaTTACAAAACTGTAAAGGCTGCTACAGCTGGCAGCAAGAACCACGAACAATTTACCTTTGGTTTacttctagagaaaaaaaaacaatgcacTGACAATAAAGGTTTAAAGAACATGCAATAAGACTCTGCGTAAAGTTTCAGCACCAGCTTGTAAAGTTAAGGAACTGTATGTTAACCTCAGGGACTGAGGGACATATCACCCCAAGAATGAAACAACTTTGATAGCTGGTGGGACCTAAGTACCGCAGGGAGATTGTAGGGCTACACAAACCATGACTCAATAGAGTTCCCAGAGCTGAGTAAGACCATCAGCTCCGTTAACATGCTGTTTTACATGTAGAAGAAAATCAAGCTTTATTTCTACTTTCACTCCCAAACTCTTAATCAAGGTATGTGTTCTGCATTTAATGCAAATGAGTCACCGCCTTGAGATCCACCTGGGCATCTTTGGGCAGAACTCAAAGGCCATACATTCCAAAGTAAAACCAAAGACAGGCAACCCTTGAAATCAACAAGCCCTTCCTCAAGGTCCAGAGCTGGTCTTTCTAAAGACAAAAAACCTCTAAGGGAAGAAGCAGCTCTGACCAAAGAGGAAGAAGCATTACTTAAAAATCCTGGAAATTctgtgaaatataaaatacataaaggaCAGTTAAAAGGTGGGCATGCCGCTCTTTAACACAAAGGGGCTTTTTATGCTACAATTCTACTCAAGGTCAGGGTATTGGACATGGACCCCACATCACTGCTTAATcaagaaatatcaaaaaaaaaaaaagaaatatcaacatgcaaaaaacCAACCAGTCTCTAGCAAAATCTAGTAAGTTACTGATGGCTGCAAAGAACTCAGGCCAGATTGAGAGGCCTGATGAGAATACAAAGTGTGATGTGCCGCCCCCTGGTGACAGAATACACCATAAGCCCTGGGCGCAAAGGCAGCCTCCCAAGTCCACTGCCCAAGGCTCACCCGTCACTCTCGGCGATGTAGACCACAGGGACCCGGTTCTCTCCTTCTATGCCTAGTTCCTGCTGCAGCGTCTCCAGGTTCCGCTCAAAGGTGTCCACACTGCCAATATTGAACCAGACGTACTGCTGTAAAGACAGGAAAGTGAAATGTCCTAATTTTGTGAGAGGAACGAAGACAAAACAAAGGGTTTAATTTCCTAAGAATTTTTCAGAAATACTGCAAATAAAAAACCCAACAATGAGATTAAGACTAACGCAAGACTGGTTTAACAACCAGTCTTTAACAACCAGAGTGATTAAGCTTTACTCAGTGAGAACCCTTGGCCAATAAACATTTCTACAGTTCCAGTACTCCTCTATTGTCCTAATACTATaaactcagaaaaacaaaaactctactTGAAAAGACAACCCTTTTCATAAACAAGCATCCTTTCTCTAGGACTTAAAAGCTGTCTGGTCCCACACCGGGGTGCAGCTGCGATGATACTCCTCAGTGTCAGGATGGGCTCCGGCCCTGGGTGAGCTAGAAGATTGCAGGATGCCCAGGACTGGGGGTGGGCCTGGGGCTCTGGCCCAGGAGGGCTGGGAATCACCTGTTTCCTACCAATAATCCCCTCAACTCAACCTGGTGTCTCTGGAACAGAGCTCAGACTGGTTGgacaagaaatataaatatttttaaacaataagaacagaaatagaaattaacatCACAAAACAGTTGGGAAAGAGATGAGCAGAACACTTCTTAAACTGATTTGACAAAAGCTGTCTCAAGACATAAGCAGTTCggattttaccatttttttcttaacCAACTGTTCTCAGTCTTGAAAAATCATAGATACTGGAATACTGAAAACCAGGTTTTACTCATTGGTTCCTAAATGTACAGCCACTGTGATCACCAAACCCAAACCACTGACCCAAGGGTTTGCACATGTGATGGACACAAGGGTCACACTGTCACTGTTAGTGCAGATCACAGCTGCTCTGACACAGCCAGTGTGAGGGAAAGCTggcttttcagttttaaatataagAACTTAATTGACAGCTAGTTCACATCACTTAATAACATCACTTACTCCATCAACAGGAGTTTTTCCTGGTGTAAAAGTCACTCGAACAAATCGCTTGTTGACAACTTCCAGTCTGTCTACctggaattttaaagaaatattcaaaCATAAACTTACAGAAAGACTAGAGACATTCTTCTAAGCTCATCTAAAATGCATATATTTcagacacacaaagaaaaatgatGAATAATGTAAAGACACCCTGTGTTTTCCCCTCCAGCTTGAGAAACAAAACATCACAAACCCCAGTCATGTCCCACACCCAGGGGTGGCCGCTGTGCACTGGTGCTGGCCACCCCAAAGCACGGCCTGGTCATGAGCCACAAAGACCTAACCCTAAACAGATATTCACATCTgcctgtttttaaactttacaaatggTCTCGTCTGCATTTGTTTTTCTACAACTTTTTCTTCTATCACTGTATCTGTAAGGCCTTTCCTTGCTGACATGTCAGTTCTGCACAGACCCCATTTTATAAGCACACCCCAAGTTATTTACGCGTTCTGTTCAAAGACCTTTAGACTATTCCCAACACTCCCCCAACACCAACAATGCTACTGTGGATGCTGCTACGCATCATGCCTGGGCCTGTCTCTCGGAACTCCCTGGGATGCGCGCCTGTGGTGAACACAGCTGGCTGGGCTGTAGGGCACAACTGCCCTCAGCTCTGCTGGACGCTGCACACTACTCTCCGACTCATGCTCCTGCCAAACGTTCTCTAAAACGCTCCCACTGAGCTATGTCCTCACTTGCCGTTacaaaacttcctaaattttGCCCCTCTGAGATTTGAGATGGCTTGACCTTGTTTCCCTGGACCCTCCTAACTCTATGGACTCTTTGGTCACTTGCACACCTCATCCCGAGGCCTCGGGCTGCTGGGAGCTGAGTGCCTTTGGTGGGTGCCTGCTCCCTGCTGCCGTCAAGTCCGCTCTGGCAGGGAGTTTGGAAGGTATCAGCCCAGGATATAAAGTGAGGGAGCCTGGGAGACCCCAGGAAGAGCCAGAACAGGGGAGCACTGTCTGGAAAGCACTGACTAGAGGACCCCGTCCCCCATAAACCTGCTGGGTTTATGggggacacatacacacacacatacacacacacagcagaccAACTGCACAGAGCCAGCGGGTCAGGAGGAGACGTGACAACAGAGAACCCTCCCTGGGGCCTGTCCCCATACTCAGAGGATAGAAGTCACTGCTCAGAGTGCAGGCTCTCCACGACACCTGGGAATTACAAACCTGAGAGCCTCACTTTCATGAGCGAGACACCTGCTTCAAAATCTGAAAGATTATTTCCATTCTGTCTGTCCTCACCTTACTGgacaatctttaaaaataattttagattctttacattttttaagtattaatatccttattttattcatttcattgatTAATGGGAGGTTAAGTCATTTCCCCAAGGCTCAGAGTTGGTCAAATCCTGCTTCTCTCACTATCACTTTGTTTCTTCACTTCTAAGATAgacattttccatattttaaccTCTCAGACACGAAATGTACATGACTGCTGACAAGATGTCAAAgtgtccctggcagtccactcaATCTAAGTAACGTGTAAAATAACATGTGCCTTATAGCCCATTGCATCTTAAATGAGCCACAACAGGATCCAACTGGCAAAGACCCAGCCCAGAGGCAAAGCTCCTGCCTGGGGCCTCACTCAGAGCCCGTCCACTCTCGCAGTAAAACCTGATTCACTTATTCACCCACTTCCGGGAGTGCAGGAGGTCACAGCGGTGATGCCATGCTAGAACCTAGAGGGGCTGgccagggagggaagggaggcagcTGACAGCAGAAGGGAGAGAACCGAGTAGACCGGGTGCCAGAGCAGATCAGGAGCAGTGGCTCCAGAACTAGGCTCTCCAGGGAAAGCGATACAGGGGGGTCATGGTCAATGTAGAAACTGCTGGGTCAAAACTCACAGGTTCCTTGGCTGCTATACTTTTCAGCATTGGAAACATACAATATGGGACTTGGTGACGAACAAGCCTGGCAACGTGCTGGCTGTTTATCACTTTATTGGCCTAACCTGAACTCACCCTTTGATCCCTGCTGCCTGTGGCCCACACGATACTTACAACTCCCTTGGAAAGATAGTTGTTAGCAAAGTCCTTCCACGTGATTTCTCTCCCGGAGCTCTTGAACAGGAAGTAAAACAGGAATCCTCCCCAAAACAGGGCGGTCCAGAGAAAGTACATCTTGAATTCCTTATCATCCCATGGGATGTCACCCTGAATGAGGAAGCAGATATTTGTATGAAGGGTGAGACAAGATAACGCAGTCTCTGCTGTGCAGGGTGTGAACCCTCCCAGGGCCGTGAGTACCACTCAGCCTTTccgggggtgggcaggggccaaAGCCACGAACCGAACCTTCTGGAACCTGGACCACCAGTGAGAGTCATCTTTCTTGCCGCCTCGTTTTCCACCGCCACCAACTCCTCCTCCAGAAGGACGCGGGGCAGCAGCTGGCTTGGGTTCTGTTCACAGACAGAGAGTGTGTCCACAGCAGCATCTGAATCTCTCAACAATGTTTCCATTAATGTTGTTTAATGAACTCATTGCAAAATGCATTGTGGCAATTGATGAGTTACTAAACACAGTGCTGTGAGGAAGCCTGAGACTAAGATAGAGGGGGGAGCCCCCCGGAACACTCCAGGCACTTCACACACAGTGGGCTCAGAACTGACTTAAGCTAAGATGTTCCTTGTTCAGTGACAACTATCAGCAACATCATAAACCAGGGGAAAACAGTAAGTTCAAACATAGTCTTTTGAAACAGtaccttttttttctcccataacTTCTTTAGGTTCACtagctttttttccattttttccattgggaaagtatttttcaaatcctgttagaaaaggaaaaaaaattaacttcaaacTAAAATTCATCACGTTTTGTGTACGtatgttctttgtttttaaagcagctgattcatgaaaaagaataagcTAGAAGTATAGGATTGCTTGTGCAGGAGTAAATCACAGTCTAGATGGTACAGTCACAACCCTGAGGGGTCCGAGAAGTCTTGCTGGCCTGCCCAGGTCATTACTGACAAAGGTGCCACATGTGAAGGCGACATAATGTCATGGCTTTGATCACATgagagggaggaggtggggtggtTAGAAATCAACTGAAACCACACCTCTTCACCTGCCCTGCTGAGGCCAAGAGTGAGTCTGTGTAAGAATGTCCCTCGTCACAGTCACATGTGAGTGCTTACCTTTTGGAGGCCGAGAACAGAGTCTCTGATAAGCAGCAATCACATCTGTCAGAAGGGAATTCCTGCTGGTTTTCACCTGAGTCGTGGCATATCGATAAAGCTGCAAGACAACAGAGAGAAGCATGAAGGTCACATCAAGGTGAGTCTAAATCGAGCTTCATTTTACCCTTCAAACAGGTGATTACGGACTCCCTTGAAGGGAGCACGAGGGCTGTCCGGCCCTGGGCCACTCCAGTCCAGTGAGAACTAGGAGACACACACTTCACCCAGAAGACAGCACCTCCAACCCAGGCACCTAATTAAGAGCTGCAGCCTGAGCACAATTCCCTACCAACACATTGGCCCAGGCATTGTTTCCTTGATGTGTAGCATTCAAAAGGCAAACTGCCATGAATATCTGCCACCCCGCCTGCAGGGTCTATCACACTGCAAGGTCATTTATCCGACATTACAGAACGATGCTGTTTGTGAGCACAATACTAACTTTACCTGGGTTCAAAGACAAGGAAGCCATGGTCCAATGTCTGATAGTCCTTATATTAGCAGCATTTGCTGAAGTTATTTGATACACTGTCATCCTGCTAAGTCCCTTTACAGATACATCTCTGCTTTAAGTAACATATTTGCTAAAAACTGTAAATACTGCCTAggtatgagtgagtgaaagtcgctcagtcatgtctgactctttgcgactccataggctgtccacggaattctccaggccagaatattggagtgggtagcctttcccttctccaggggatctccccaacccagggatcaaacccaggtctctcgcattgcatgcggattctttaccagctgagccacaagggaagccctgcctaGGTTTATTAGAATATAATGTAAACAAATTGAACAAGCTCCTTATTAAATGTTTAGATGTAGAGACACTGAAGGGGATATAGCTGAATCTGACAGTTAAGTTCAAGTGATTCTATCCTTTGGCAAAGTGAAAAGTTCACACCACCATTTTTTTGGAAGACAAGCTTTTACATACAGGTGAGAGTGTTTAAAGTGAAGCTTATCTGCATTAGACCCATCCCTCATTTCCCTCCTTTATGGtctcatgagaaaaataaaatatcacaaaaCCATACAAAAATCACTTCACACCCGATAGTGtggctataatttaaaaaaaaaaaaaaagagagagacacaatATCAAGTGCCAGTGAGGATGGGCAGAAATTGGAGCCCTCATGTACTGCTTAGGGGACGGGCACAGCCGCTTTGGAAAAGTTTGGCATTCTCCAAAATGTTAAATGAAGAGTTaagttaccacatgatccagcaaattCACTCCTgctcaaggaaatgaaaatatgtccaCTCAAAATCTTGAATGTTTATAGTATCATTTTTCATAATGGCcccaaaatggaaacaacccaatgtccatcaactgatgatgaacagagaaaatgtggtatatgcacACAAcggaattttattcagccataaaaaaggaatgaagtagatAGATGGTAGCATCAaatcttgaaaacatcatgctaagttaaaaaaaccagacacaaaagatcacGTATTACATGATTCCATATTTATGAAACGTCTGAAACAGGCCAATGATAGAGGCTATAGGTCAGCAGTTGCCTGGGCTGGAGGAATAGTTGGGGAGAAACAGAGAGTGACCACTAACAGTCATAGGGCTTTTTCTAAATGTTCTGGCAACAGATAGTGAGTGATGGTTGCACCGCCTTGTGAATATATGAGAAGCCACAGAACAGTACCCTTTAAAACGGTGGATTTTATGATATCTGAATTAgaaaatgtcaattaaaaaagaatgagctgACTTAACTCCAAATCAACACACAATTACTTGCAAAGTAGGACAGAAACACTGACACTGTTCTTGGTTGACAGCAATGCTGGTCTGAGAACCTGGAGCTTCTGTTGTGTTGGGCCCTCCCTGACGACTGAGAATACTTGGCCTAAGAGATAACCATTGATAATGGATAAGAGTGTGTTGTATGTGAATATTTCCCAATGCCAAATCCATTAAGGGTGTGGATTGAAATGACCTGATATCCATGCTGGACAGGCCAACAAGTCAGAGCTTCTGCTCCAGGCCTGGTACTGCCAAGCAGCGGGGAGTCCACCAGGGAACCAGAAGCAGTGCTGCCCAGAAGAAActcagaaaagacagaaaggtaCCTTACATGCAACAATACAAACCCTTCAGTATAAAGGTGGAGAGGTGGCACAGAGAAGGAAGGGGTCACGTGCAAGGGAGCCAGGGACGTCACAGGGAAGCGACACCTAGCCTGGGACTTGAAGGACCCAGAGTTCTTCAGgcaaatggtggtggtggtggtgctgctgctgctaagtcgcttcagtcgtgtccgactctgcgaccccagagacggtagcccaccaggctcccccgtccctgggattctccaggcaagaacactggagtgggttgccatttccttctccaatgcatgaaagtgaaaagtgaaagggaagtcgctcagtcgtgtccgacgctcagcgaccccatggactgcagccttccaggctcttccatccatggggttttccaggcaagagtactggagtggggtgccattgccttctccagcaaatgGTGTTATAACTTTCAATTTTGGTAAAGCTGGAAATCTGATTTTTTGCATGACGATCTTCAATACATCTCATGATATTGGGGGCCTCAAAGTCACACATCTACAATGGGAGAAGATGAGTGCCCCAGGATACTACTGTGAGAATCAAAAGTAATAAGACATGGAAAAGCACTTTTAAAACTGTGTGGCAATACTCACATTTAAATTACTTCCAATTATTCTGAAAGCCACTTAAGAGTAAGCAGCTTTCAGAATATTACTACGATCATACTAAGCAAGTCTTTGTGTGACAATGAAGTACAGAACTGGGTACACAGTATAAACAAATATTATTAGTTTGCTGAATAATAAGCTCCCTTtaggatcttttcaaattgtgttgAGCAGGGATACCTCTAGCAATAACCTCTGACTGCATTTAAAGATAAGATTATTTTCCACAAAAGAACCAtcgatgattttttttccctatttaatCTAAGCCCATTCAAATAGTACATATAAAAGACATGAATTTGCAAAACTTAAGTATAGAGCACCTCACTTAGAAAATTAGGTTTTATGTTTGATGATGTATTTTTCAGTTGTGAAACACCAGTTTTAATCATTTGAGGATTATACTTGAGAACACACACAGAAATCTTTTTCCCCAGAACCTCATTATGAGAACAGACTTTTAACAGATGCACAAACCTAGAGGAAAATCCAGAGTAATGCTCCAGCGTCCCCACCCAGATCTCCAGGGCAGGACCAGAGAATGTGTCATGCACCTTCACAAGCAGACTTCCTCACACCTCGGCATTCGAGGTTCACTCACAAGCAAGGCcttctagagaagactcctgacaaAAACCCTGCAAACTCACAGGGCAGATCCCTACCTGCCTGTTACAGGTCTGAGTCCAGTACTCACAAGAGGCAAGAGAGGGAGGGATTCGATGCAAGTAAGACAAGGAAACGGATGCAATgccagaaacaggaaaaaagaccTCGTGCAGGGCCATTCCGAGCAGGAAAGACGAAGACCGACAGCCGGGCAGGGAAGGGGGCTCCGAGGAGAACACATCAGGAACGCCCTTTCCATGGAGATCTGAGAACACCTCCTGGGCTGACCCTCGAGCTCGCCCACCACCGCCGGGGCTTCGTGCGCGCTCAATCTGCGCCGGGAGGGTCCGCCGTGGGCACAGCCAACTTCGGCTCCGGGATCCCGGCCCTGACCGCGACAGAGCACCGCCCCtcgggggttggggtgggggacacCGTTAACGACTCCATCTACTAGTGCCGTGTCCGCCAGGCAGCGACAGCCCCACCCCCGAGCCCGCGCCGCCAGCTCCCACCCAGGGCTCTCAGCTCCGCAGGCCTCCCGGGCGCAGGGTAGACCCGCCGCCCCAAAACCCGTCTCCACGCTACCCGGGGACCCACACCAAGAACAGGGCCCGTGACCTTGACGCCCGGTGCCGGGCCGGAAGCGGGCCGGGGGTGCCGGACTCACCATCCGCAGGTAGAGCCGTTCGGTGGAGCCCGTGCGGCCGCCAGGCAAGAGCATCGGGGGCATCCCGCGGGGCCGGCAGACGCCCCGGCCCCATAGCAGCAAGCAGCGGTGCGCCATGGCCGCCGGCGCGCCGCTCAGGCCGGGAGCGGACGCGGGGGCGGCACCGGATGGCCAAGAGGACCCGGAGCGGAGGCCACGGGACGGCTCGCCCGCGACCCCACGCTCCTCTGCGTCTTCTCACGCCTCGCCCCGCCCCAGCGCGCTGACGTCAGCCGCACGGCGGCGTGCCCTCGGGCCCCACGTCCCGGCCCCGCCTCCGGAGCGTCCCCAGTCAGGACCGGAGGCGTGGCCGAGGGGGACACGTTCtcaggagggggcggggccgggtcGGGCGCGAGCAGAGGCGCTGCACCTGTTGGTGCGCCCCGCCTACGCTGCTGAGGCCCGGCGGAGTGGATCTTTCCCTCAGGCAGAGGCTATCTTCGACTCTTCGGACGCCTCTCTCGGTAGGTCCCTCGTCACATACTTTTTGTTGAGCGTCTGTTCTGTGGGGCCTTGTCAGTGGCGGTGCCGTCAGGAACCCGGCCGACGGCAGGTGAAGCGGCGCGGCCGTCAGGCTCCCACAGTGAGGGGGACTTGTGCGCCCGGGCGAGGTAGGCCCACCGGGCCTGAGgggaagaaatgaggaaagagaCTTGAGAGACTGTGGCGGGTCAAGTCGTGAGGGCCCTGCTTGGGGGAGCGGGGACGCGGGCGCGTTCTTTCCCAGATGGGTTTGAGCAGGCAAGCGTGACCGCGACTGAGGTGTAGGCAGCACGGGCTTTCCTCAGCGGCCGAAGAGCAGGAAAGCGGGAGCTAAGTTCAGGGTTGAGTCTCGCCGCCTGGCCGCGGCCCCGGAGGCTGGGTCGTTTCCTCACAGAGAGAATTCAGAGGCTGCGGGGCGGGAGCGCGAGGGCCGTCCCAAGTTTCTCCCCGCGAGTCGGTAACGTGGGCGGGACGGCGGGGAAGAGGGGTAGTAGCTAACGGGCGGGACTCGGGGGTCTCCTCTGGATCTTCCGGCCGCCGCCTCCTCAGGGGGCAGCGAGTTTTGTTCGTCGTTTGGTCTTTCGAGTCTGTTTTGGTGGCCGGCGCGGGACGGGCAATGCCCGGGTGCGGTGGTGATTCTATTGTAACGAGGGCTTAACTAGCAGAAGGTTACTTTCTGACACGGAGGTTCCCGCCCTTGTCTGTCTCCTCAAGAACCGCCTGGTCACAGGATGTAAGGTCTCCTGTCACATGGCCCACACCCCCTTCTCTGCTCATTCTGCCTGCTCTAACATTGATTGCCCCCCCTCAAGGAGTCTGGACCCTTAGAGTCTTTTAAGGGTCGAAGGTCCACCTTCTGTAGCTGCTTCAAGCCGAGTCAGGGCTTATCCCTACCTGTGGGGTCCAGACCACCTTGCTGTCAGAGGTAGGGGCCTCCGGGACACGGATGGAGCGCAGGGAGTAGGAAACTGCAGCTCAGTCCAGGTGATGTTGGTTGTCTCCATCTTCATGTGGGCCAGGTTGAAATTCCTGGCATACTGTCACCTGCAGGTGAAACTTGTAATGTGGAAAAAACAAACTTAACAAGCAGGTTTAGAAGGCAGGGGCCAAAATTCAGCAAAAGTATTGTTGGGAACAGAGGTCCAAATAGGGGTAGGACCAGGGGTATGTATTAACAGTACCCCTCTGACTGTGGTCCATATGGAGTCTGCACTGCGGTTACCCTTTCCAAAATTGTGTAGCTGTTGAGCCTGCTTTATATACCTTTTGGATATCTTCCACCTGGCCAGTGGTGATGATGTAGGTGCAACGTGGTTTTATGGTTTGTTGCAAATACCCTTCCCTGCTGTGCTAGGAGATAGCCCAAGGCCAGTCTTCTACATTGGCTAGGGAttaagggagatcaaaccagtccatcctaatggaaatcagtgttgaatattcattggaaggactgatgctgaagctcaaactccagtactttggccacctgatgcgaagaactgactcatttgaaaaggccctgatgctgggaaagactgaaggcgggaggagaagggggcgacagaggatgagatggttggat includes the following:
- the PRELID3A gene encoding PRELI domain containing protein 3A isoform X10 produces the protein MAAGAPLRPGADAGAAPDGQEDPERRPRDGSPATPRSSASSHASPRPSALTSAARRRALGPHVPAPPPERPQSGPEAWPRGTRSQEGAGPGRARAEALHLLVRPAYAAEARRSGSFPQAEAIFDSSDASLATRGTRSSRRP